From a single Paenibacillus sp. FSL W8-0426 genomic region:
- a CDS encoding DUF2577 family protein, producing the protein MLDVIKKAAVAAVDARVPVQVMYGTVTKTGPLEITVEQRLVLEEPFLVLPESIVNKAWQTGDQAILLRVQGGDSFVVLDRLVKA; encoded by the coding sequence ATGCTGGATGTCATCAAAAAGGCGGCGGTGGCCGCCGTGGATGCGCGTGTTCCCGTACAGGTCATGTACGGAACCGTGACGAAAACCGGACCGCTGGAAATCACGGTGGAGCAGCGGCTCGTTTTGGAGGAACCGTTTCTCGTGCTGCCCGAATCGATCGTGAATAAAGCATGGCAGACGGGGGATCAGGCAATTCTGCTGCGCGTACAGGGCGGAGACAGCTTTGTGGTGCTGGATCGGCTGGTGAAAGCATGA